agattaattgaccctaggtgtcagggtttatttctgggttctctattctgttccactggtctgtctctctgttttgataccagtacaacactgttttgatgactgtggatgTGTAAtgttgcttgaagtctggaagagttatgtctcctgcttggtttttgtttctcaggattgctttggcgattctgggtattttgttgttccatataaatttttggattgtttgttctcattGTGTAAAAAATGTCCTgcataatttgatagggattgcattgactctgtagattgctttgggtagcatggccatttttacaatattggttttttccaatccaggaacatggaatatctttccatttctttacatctttctcGATTTCTTTGATTCAAGTTTTATAgatcttggcatataggtcctttacctccttggtctggtgtattctgaggtatttgattttgagGGTGCAACTTTAAatggtatcatatttttgtattccttttctttatttcattgctggtatacagaaatgtgactgacttctgaatgttaatcttatatcctgctactttgctgaatttattaagcAGTTCAAGGAGCTTTGGGGtagagtccttaggtttttctatgtatagtatcatgttgtctgcgtacagtgacagtttgatctcttctcttcctatatggatgccttttatttcttttgtttgtctaattgctgtggctaggacttccaaaactatgttggagagaagtggtgagagtgggcatgcctgtcttgttccagatttgagtgagaaggctttcagtttttccccattgagtattatatttgctgtgggtttctcataaatggctttgattatgttcaggaatgttctctctataaCCACTTtcgtgagagttttgatcatgaatggatattggactctgtgaagtgctttttctgcatctattgagatgatcatatgatttttgacttttctttttttaatgtgctctatgatgttgattgatttgcatgtttgaattatccttcctctctccctccctgcttcccttcctACATTATTTCCTACCTTCcttcacttctttctctttctcctttccttccttccctctttctttctctctctctctttctttctttctttctttctttctttctttctttctctctctctctctctttctttctttctttctttctttctttctttctttctttctttctgtctctctgtctgtctgtctttctgtctttctttcttcttttgtatctCTTTCATTCATTGCAATGATAAAAGTAAGATTTTGTGTCAAGCACTTTATTTTGTACATGGTACATTAATCTTTCAAACAGTGCTTTAAGTGGTGGgtgcgtgtgtgagtgtgcatgtttTTGTGTGTTACACAGACAGAAGCACATAAGCAGTCTGACAGTAGAGCCATGGAAGGTATTGTGTCTTATTTATCACTCCCTCCCTACTATCTATCAAGATGGCTCCACTTGGTACAAAAGAGAATGAGCAGTTCCTTATTGCCACTGAAGGGCTTGATTGAAATCATAGACTTTCTCCATGTGACTGTGTCAGTGTTCAGACAAATCATGTTGCATTCCTCCCACCAGATTGGATGAGgcatcagtgtgtgtgtgcagtgcAGTAAGAGCTGTCTGTACTCTGACACACTCACTCTGAGAAATCATGTGACCATGTGGTAACTGCAATGGTCAGTACTTCTAGGTTCCAggattttctgctttctttcattcccagaagagagaaaagcagcatGAGGAGTCAGAAACATAGCAACATGTCCGAGTTCTTCCTCCTGGGGCTTCCCATCCATCCAGAGCAACAGGGAGTGTTCTTTGCCCTCTTCCTGGGTGTGTACCTGACAAcattgctggggaacctgctcatcatcctgctcatcaggctggaccctcgcctccacacccccatgtacttcttcctcagccacttggccctcacggatgtctccttttcctctgtcACTGTCCCTAAAATGCTGATGAACATGCAGACACAGGATCGATCCATATCCTATGCAGGGTGTGTAACACAGgtgtatttttccatattttttgctTGCATTGATAACCTTCTTCTTgtagtgatggcctatgacaggtatgtggccatttgtcacCCTCTACGCTATACCATCATCATGAGGGAGGAGCTGTGCCTATGTCTGCTGGCTGGATGCTGGCTCCTCTCCAGTGCCTATGCCCTgacccacaccctcctcctggcTCAACTATCCTTCTGTGCTGATAACACcatcccccacttcttctgtgaccttgctTCCCTGCTTAAGCTGTCCTGCTCAGATATCTCTCTCAATGAGCTTGTCATATACACTTCAGGGGctgcagttttcatttttccattgagtggcATCTTGGTCTCTTATGGCCGCATTGGGATCTCCATCCTAAGGGTCCCCTCTACTAAAGGGATCTTCAAAgccttgtccacctgtggctcccacctgtcTGTGGTGTCTCTATTCTATGGGACAATTATGGCCCTGTACTTTTCCCCCTCATCAGGCCAGTCCTTTGACAAAGGCATCATTGCTtctgtgatgtacacagtggtcaccccgatgctgaaccctttcatctacagcctgaggaacagagacatGACATTGGCTCTGGAGATTCTTATCAGAAACAATAACATTTTCACCACATGAGAATCACCTATCCATGTTCTTATTTACCCACTGACCTTGTCAGAAATGCCTTAAAAAGTTGTGTGTTTGATATCCATGTCTCTAGCACTTTCATCACTGTCCTTTAAAGAGTCATTGTTATTAGATGAATTATTTTCCCTTCATAAATATCTCTTGTCCATTTATTCCTCCATAACTCTAATATATCATTAGCAACAacacatgtttaattttttgtttttcaaagcatCAGACTCCTCTGTTTGTAGctgtatgtgtttttaaattttattttttccatgtgttatattattattacatttgggTTTTTACAGccttttaaagtgtgtgtgtgtgtgtgtgtgtgtatgtgatattATGGTGATCTCTTGgccattgttttttaaatttttaattcattaattattttgatgtatagttgactacaatgttgtgtgaatttcaggcgtagagcaaagtgattcacttataaatatattacatagtatatattttttcatatttttcccttatctgttattacataatatttagTGTAGTTCTATATGCTAAACATTTGGTCCTTGTTTATTATCTACTTTAGGTAttttagtgtgtatatgttaaccccaaacttataatttgtccctccccccattcccttttggtaaccattttctatatctgtggatctatttccactttgtatatacatttatttttaacattttctcagatACCACATATAAAGAGTATCCTATGATATATGATTTTTTCTTCCTGGTTACCccattcagtatgataatctttaggctcatccatgttgctacagttggcattattttattttttatatggctgagtaatattctattacactgtgtaccacatcttctttatcattcatctgttgatggatattgagattgcttccatgtcttagcttcTTGCCTTCCAAAGCTACAAATATTCAGTTGAGCTTCTAATGTTCAGTTTTAGTAAAGTCCAAAACTCTTTTGTTTTCAATGCATATCAAGTTAATAAAGTACTTTAGTACATTTGCTAAACCTAAATAAACTTTCATTTGTTGTGATTTGACAATAGGGGAGGACACAGTAatcaatccaattagaaaatttCCCCATTCCAGGAAGACTAATTTTTCCCCTAAATTGGATGTTTGTGTTAAGAACAGTCTATGGCTTGGATTAATTTTCATCTTAGAAATGGGTGTTGTCTGTTCTCAAGAGATATCACTTctaatatgaaaaaatgaaatgcaagaatttataaagttttttttttgtcttttgtcttttctagggctgcaccaatggcatatggaggttcccaggctaggggtctaaccaccTATGCCtgaggtgcagcaatgccagatctgagctgcatctgtgacctacaccacagctcatggcaatgccagatccttaacccactgagcaaagccagggatcgaatgcaaaaactcatggttcctagtcagatttgtttctgctgtgccacaatgtgaactccaattGATAATTTATGCACCCAAAAATATCTCCTGCATGACCACAATATGCCAGGCAGTTTTCTACCTTCTGGAAATGCACAGTAAAAAAGCTGTATCAACTCATATAGTTTACATTCCAGCACTCCTGCTCCAGCTCATCATGctgctttttttgtttcataTCAGGCTTTAACCTTCTGAATCACTGGaaactttacttatttttaaaattgtctttatttctttactgAGATGAAAGTTCTGTGGAAGATGGGTTTCTATGCCTgaaataaattctgaatttttgAAGCTGGATAGTCTATGAACAAAGGAGCCataaaaaggggaggggaggaaggtgttcctgtcttggctcagtagtaatgaacctgattattATTcctgaagacacgggttcaatcttAGTCTTtacttagttggttaaggatacagtattgctgtgaactgtggtgtaggttgcagagttggctcagaacctgtgttgctgtggctgtggtgtaggctggctattgcagctccaatttgagccctagcctgggaacatccatatgccataggtgtggtcaaAAACTCCCAAAGATAAAGGGGAGTTATTAACAAGAGAGCTGGGCTGTAGTTCATAATTTCACACTGTGTGGTCTAGGTAGAGCTCATTGGGATGGTAATATCCAAAGATGTTAGTGAGGACAGGTGAGCAATCCATGGTGATACATGGACAGAAGCATGGAGATCAGTACCTAAAAAAATTTAGGTGAGATTGTGCCTGGCCAATTCCAGGGACATTAATGGGGCCTCTGTAGCTGGAAGGGACTAAGTGGGAGAGGGATGATGGCTGATTACATCAGTGATACCAGAGGCCCAGATTTTTGACACATAAGGTCATGGTAATCATATTCATCAAGATTCTCCAGAGAAGTAGAACAGATatggggtgtgtatgtgtatgtgtgtgtgagaaagagtgATTTATTAAGTTCTCGCTGTTGCACAAGGATTGGTTGCATCTCTCTGCAGGCTGCAACGtcactcagatctgatccctggccttggaatttccatatgccatagggtatccaaaaaagaagaaaaaaatagagagaggtatattttatacaaatgacTAATATAATTTTGGAGGCTAGCAATTGTAAAGTCTGAAGTGTAGGTTGGCAGGCTGGAAACCCAGGAAAAAGTTGTAGTTTGAGTCTGAAGGCAAGCTGCTGACAGAGGTGTCTCTTCTCTGTGGgagatcattctttttctttaggtcCTTaattgattggatgaggcccaccctcATTATGGAGGAAAGTCTGCTTTATTCAGAATTTTCAGATTATACTGTTAATCTCATCCACAAAGATAACTTCATGGAAACATCTAGAATTCTGTTTGAACAAATATCTGGGTGCTCTAGCCTTGCCaatttgacatataaaattaaccattatagTTGAATCATTGGTTCTCAGTCCAATTTGGGAACCCACTGGAAGGGATTCCATAGAGGTATAACATAGCCATACTTGCTTtgttaatgtttctttaaaaacatccAGAATTATGGAGGTCTAAATGAAAATCAATAAACTTGATATAGctaaaatatatcatttcacTCAGAAAACTgcatatagaactactatatgatctagccatcccactccttggcatatatccacATGCATGGAACAGATATATTGTTCATATTTATACTGATCTAGAATATTTCCTTCTCACCTCAGTGGCCTATGACAGttagtccttgattttcttttctgtggaaaagttcatttgtgccatatatttcattccagatatgtgatatatggtatttgtgtttttctttctgactcacttcattcagtatgagagtctctagttctacccatgttgtaaatggcattattttctttttttatcgcCATGTAGTGTCCccttgtgtatatctaccacatattcctaatgaaagcatctgtctatggacatttgtgttgtttccatttcttggctattgtgaatactgctgtaatgaacatgcagatTCATGTGCCTTTTTTAGGGAAGTtttgcctcacaccagtcagaatggccatgattaatatgtctgcagataacaaatgctggaaggggtgtggcaaaaagggaaccttcctgcactgttggtagcaATGTAAGCCGGTACAACATTCATGGAGAACCGTATGgcagttccttagaaaactatacatagaacaaccatatgacccagaaatcctactcttgggcatatatcctaaCCCTATTATAACCATTACCATAATTTTGACTCTTCCCTAACTTCTACCAGAGCCCTAAACTAATCTAGAATTGACCAAATTCTAATCCAGTGGTTAGAATTTTAGGAATGAGCTCATGCATGTTTTGGTGCTGCTTAATATCTGAGAGATGGAATATGTAGCCTAATAGGGATATTTGCCTCTCTCAAATCTGTCCCATTCTTTGGCATGAGAGGATCTGAGGATGTTCTCTTATGGTCAAGGTGAGCAGGAGCAGTCTCACTAGTCATGCAGAACATTAAAAGAGCAAAAGTATGGAAGTGATTGTAGCCCACAAATCTCTTACCTGGTATATCTTGGAATCAGCCTCTTAGAAGTACAGTTGGTGTGAGTTTCCATgggccacagtgggttaaggatctgggggtgTCACTGTAAAGGCAGAGGTTGGacccctggctccagaacttgcATATTCGGTGGAGgtggcaacaaaaaaaaaaaaaaaaaggaaaaaaagatgaaaagtacaAATGGCAAGTAAACTGAGTATTACACCTGATAACAAGCAGGAACATGTGTTTTTTGAACACTGAGGAACCTAAAGCAGCTTAACAGCAAATTAATCTTGGTTCTTTTGCTAGGTTTAGAATCCTCCAGCTTCCTGCCTCCTGTCTGTAAGCTTCAGTTTCTCCCCCTTTTCAGTCCCTCAAACAATTTAAGACACACAGCCAGAGGAACATCCATCTTTATCTACAGTGATGGGTGCCAGGAAGGGTGTCCTCATTTCTTCAGGGTCAGTCCTAACCAACCTGCTGGATCTCTCACATGTGCACCCACCATGGATAGCAGCACCAGCTCTGGGACCTTCTGAGTGCCTCCTTGATCTCTATGTTGCAGAGGCTGTAGATGAGTGGGTTGAGGGCTGGGATGACAAGGGTGTAGAACACAGATGCCATCTTGATGCTGTCCAGGGCATAGCTAGAGCTGGGATGGAGGTAGATGAAAATGAGTGTCCTGTAGAGCATGGGCACAGCtgtgaggtgggagccacaggtagaGGCTGTTTGCCAGTGGCCCTGGAATGAACACTTGCACATCACAGCACCAGCGATGAACCTATAGGACACAGTGATATCCAACACCATGAACGTCTGGATGAAGTCACAGATAGGGAAGAGTAGGAGTTCATTGAGACGAGTGTCATTGAAGGAGATGGCCAGCAGTGGAGGGATATCACAGAAGAAGCTGTTCACCTCCTGGGAGTTGCATAAGCTCAGGTGAAGGTGAAGGTCAGGTGGACCACAGCACTCAATATCTCACCCAGGCCTGATTCTCCCAGCAAGGCCAGGCACAGATGCCATGTCATGGCCATAGTGTACAGAAGTGGGTTTCTGATGGCCACATAGCAGTCATAGGCCATGACTGCCCAAAGGCAACACTCAGCATCTGCCAGCCCTGCGGACACAAACATCTGGAGGGTGAAGGCTGCATAGGGGATGGTGGCCAGGGTCAGCAGCAGGTCCACGAATATCTTGGGGCCAAGGGGGGGAAATAGAAGGTGTTCAACTGGAAGAGGTTGGCCAGGAataagtacatgggtgtgtggagttGGGTGTCCATGCAGATCAGTAGGTAGCATCATGCCCATGTTTCCCAGCAGGCTCAACAGGTAGATGGGCAGGAAGACCAGGAAGAGGGTGATTCACAGTTCCCAGCAACCCATGATGCCCAGAAGGGTGAGGTGAAGTTTTCTGGCCTCATCCTGCCAAACAGAGACGAAGGAGAGACAAAGCGGAGGGAGGTACGGAAAGGTCATGACCATCATGGGGGAGAAAGTTCTTTGTACTGGCATCAGGTCTTGGGTATTATTTCTACCTTGAAACAAAATTGGTATGTGACATTGGACAAGCCATATAACCTCTCAAAACCTTTGTTTCTATCACTGAGAAGTCACTTCCATTTAACTTTCATGGGGAAGGAAATCTTGCCTGTTTTAATCAATTTCATATCCACAGTACTGAGAACATAGCCTGGCACATAGTGCTCaattgttttattgcactttgctttattgcattTTACTTTACCATGCTTTACAGACAGAGCAtttctttttacaaattgaaactTTGtggcaccatttttctttttttatatttaattaatttaaaaaatatttgatttctgccacacaacaaagtgattcagttatacatatacacacatccattccttttcagattcttatcccatgtagattatcagaAAATActgtgtagagttccctgtgttttaTAGGTCCCCATTGGTGTGACACCattttttcataacattttcttactttgggtctttatgtcacattttggtaattctcttggtaaattatttcattattattaattttgttcttGGTAATTTGTGGTCAGTGATCTCTACCACCATCAGTGGGTTCCCTGAAGGCTTAGATgatggttaatattttttttagcaatgaagtatttttatttatttatttatatgtttatttattttgctttttagggctgctcgcacagcatatggaagttcccaggtgacaggttgaactggagctacagctgccagcctatgccacagccacagccacagccacagccacatcagatctgagctgtgtgcagcctgaaccacagctcatggcaaagctagatccttaactcactgaatgaggccaggaatcaaatttgattcctcatggatactagtcagttttgtaacctgctgagccacaatgggaacatcctGACCTGTGTTTAAATTGGTGCCTAGTCACATTCCTTTCCacagtgccacaacaggaaatctagCAATGAAGTATATTAAAGTTAAGTTATGTACATTGCTTACTTTATGCATTATACACTTGCATATTTAATAGACAGCAGTATAGCATAAAGGTAATTTTTATATTCACTGGGAAGCCAAAATATCAGTGTGAGTAACTTTCTTGCTATACCACATTTGTCTGGAACTAAACCCACATCTTGAAGTCTGCTTgaatttgttaaattaatgaatgatgAGTAGGGTAGTAGTATCTAGCCAAGGATTGAAAActtcatgattcttttttcttctacttttttgcagtgcacctgtggtatatggaattacCCTGTCTAGagagtgaatctgagctgcagctgaggcctatgccacagccatggcaacaccagatccaagccatatctgtgacctaacctgtagctgtggcaataccagatccttaatgcaaagggtgaagccagggatctaacgtgcatcctcacagagactatgttgggtccttaacctgctgagccacaaggggaactcccaaacctcaTGATTCTATGTGCCTTCTCCTCTCCATTTTCTCAAGGAGGAAAAGAGGTAATGAAATGGGCAGAGTCTCCTTAGACAAAAGGTAACTAGCTATGGGTCTTTAGGTTGGCTGGGAGGCCATCTTCTCATTGGAA
This Sus scrofa isolate TJ Tabasco breed Duroc unplaced genomic scaffold, Sscrofa11.1 Contig59, whole genome shotgun sequence DNA region includes the following protein-coding sequences:
- the LOC100622893 gene encoding olfactory receptor 1J4-like translates to MRSQKHSNMSEFFLLGLPIHPEQQGVFFALFLGVYLTTLLGNLLIILLIRLDPRLHTPMYFFLSHLALTDVSFSSVTVPKMLMNMQTQDRSISYAGCVTQVYFSIFFACIDNLLLVVMAYDRYVAICHPLRYTIIMREELCLCLLAGCWLLSSAYALTHTLLLAQLSFCADNTIPHFFCDLASLLKLSCSDISLNELVIYTSGAAVFIFPLSGILVSYGRIGISILRVPSTKGIFKALSTCGSHLSVVSLFYGTIMALYFSPSSGQSFDKGIIASVMYTVVTPMLNPFIYSLRNRDMTLALEILIRNNNIFTT